A genomic window from Salvia miltiorrhiza cultivar Shanhuang (shh) chromosome 5, IMPLAD_Smil_shh, whole genome shotgun sequence includes:
- the LOC131025720 gene encoding uncharacterized protein LOC131025720, protein MVSCATSSLSASRQIEEWSLIWKAPATFKAITTAWKVLKGRVPTCDNLRKRQVIFQDSEELCVFCKGADETIDHLFFECQETDEIWNHILRWVGKQSARHHKAKEHLLAFVNLGNKKDTPFLLGVWICTIWCLWKGRNECKFNQGTWSKERMTAEIKNRLWGWRTAFKVSSSPLDFRRWFVAVNLDG, encoded by the coding sequence ATGGTGAGTTGTGCTACCAGTTCCTTGTCGGCTAGCAGACAAATTGAAGagtggagcctcatttggaaaGCTCCTGCTACATTCAAGGCGATCACAACAGCTTGGAAAGTGTTGAAAGGGAGAGTTCCTACTTGTGACAATCTTCGCAAGCGACAAGTAATTTTCCAGGATTCGGAGGAGCTTTGTGTCTTCTGCAAAGGGGCAGATGAAACCATCGACCACCTTTTCTTCGAATGCCAGGAAACCGATGAAATTTGGAACCATATTTTACGATGGGTGGGGAAACAATCAGCTAGACATCATAAGGCGAAAGAGCATCTGTTGGCTTTTGTTAACCTTGGAAACAAGAAGGACACTCCTTTTCTTCTCGGAGTTTGGATTTGTACGATTTGGTGCCTTTGGAAAGGGAGAAATGAATGTAAATTCAATCAAGGTACGTGGAGCAAAGAGAGAATGACAGCGGAGATCAAGAACAGGCTTTGGGGGTGGAGGACAGCTTTCAAGGTGTCTTCCTCTCCTCTAGATTTCAGGCGGTGGTTTGTTGCGGTGAACTTGGATGGATAG